Genomic segment of Sebastes umbrosus isolate fSebUmb1 chromosome 22, fSebUmb1.pri, whole genome shotgun sequence:
catggacaacatgggggaaaagcaattacaagacagcaattaaatgaccctttaagcgacttttgcaacatttgacagattaacagtttattgatagatgtgaaaagctactccataatttggttcctcTAAATGTTATCGAAAActgacctctactagtgaggactttaggaggatgaagatctagagattgacgggttgagtaagaatggacctgagaatttgttttaaaacgtaTTGACTACAGATCAGTATCTGCTCATAAGATCATAATGGAGTGGTTCAAAGTGCATCCTGTAGATTTCAGGCGTCTTAGAGGTGATTTCAGaggctgtttttgttgtttttcttccagtGTTGAGGCACTCCAGCAGGCAGTTCAGCACAACATGTGGAGCACAGGCTGGACAGAAGTGGAGGAAAGAGTAAGTTCACCGTTGACACACTGGGTTTTTTACTAAATAATTGATTTGTTTGAGTGCTGTTGATGTGTACACCAAGGCTTTATTATTAGCTAATGGGACAAAGCAGGCAACTTCCCCAGAAGCTCCACTCTTGCTGTGTGGCAACTGGTTTGTCCTAATTTAATTAACATttagtttgggaaacactacaGCATCTAACAAACTGACATgatagagcaggggtcagcaacctttactatcaaaagagccattttaggcaaaaataaataaataataatctgtctggagccgcaaaacatttgagcattatgatgaaggtaacacagtgtatagtctaagtatatagtatataagtctaatgcagtgagggccaaagagcaaatgtacgacggagtattagggtcacattgaggggaaaaacaacatctgagatttacagaataaagtcatgatattacaagaaaaaaagttgtaatattacgagaataaagtcataactttacgagaaaaagtcgggatcacacacatccaaaacaaaaacagacgtaaTGTAAATTTCAGAGGAGAACATCCTGGCTGTAGTATTGTTGtcagcatgttttctttatctctgatgacatatcatggtcgtttgatgatttattacagtaaatatattgcATATTGATCCTTTAAAGtatatcattataataaaatataaaccaCTATAACCAAGGTTTTCTATTTTCCCTATTTGAGTTGAAcagttgagttgcattgtgggtaatgtagttgttttttttaatgtgtgggATAAAAAACTACAATCACTGGTCCTCCTGCATTGAttttgatacttttttttttaaatattagcCATCTTCAGTCCGACAGTGTTATAGAccatgctaaaatgctaatacGACAATGCAAAACCGTTGGAGGACTCCTTTAAAGATTTCTTCCTGGTTGATTTGCGGTTCCCGTGATAACGACAAGTGCGATTTAGCCAATACTCCAGTCCTTTAGCAGCTATTTATAGCAACAGCCAGAATAACTTTTGTGCATAATGACCAGGTTGCTATGGGGCAAAAGAATAGCTGATTATCCACAAGTCCTCCAATTCTCTGTTTCTACTTCCATAACGTTTGTGTTTGCTTGCAGACATGGACTTGCTCGAAGTGGCACAGAATACGGCCCTCTGACAGACCTGCCTGATTGGTCGTTTGCaggtattgtttgtttttgagtcACAGATATTAGGAGGTATTTTTCAAGCAACAGAGGCCTAATTCAGcgattcacactttttgaaaccGTGACCATGTTGTGATCTACTCGTAGCACATTTTGtaatttcctgtgtgtgtgttcttgtttgTGTATCCGGACAGACGGGAGACCAGCACCTCTAATGAAGGGACAGCTGAGAAGAAAGCAAGAGAGGGAAGATTTAGCGGTGAGTATCAGCACCTTTTACCTTCCTATTTATCTTCTCACCTTTCTGTTTCTTAACATGCTTTTTTGTCGCGCTCTTTCCCACAGAGACGCATCGTGATGCTGAACTCGGAGGTGGACACAGGAATGGAGGCGTGGAGCGAAAAGCAAGAAGCGGCCAAAAGAACGGAGGAGCACAAAAAGTCTCTTTTACTCAAACCTAAAGGGAAGTTGTTAATGAAGACAAAAGCTAAAAGTTAGAAAACACGTCATCATCGTAATCAGCTTCCTCATTCTGAACTGTTGAATATATTTAAGAGGACTTTTGGGTTTTCTCCTgatttacagtttgtttttcactaTTCATGGATTTCTGCAATAAATGCTTTgatttatatagatataattCTGATTTAATGTCTCTCAGCTTCCACTAGAATGCAGCATTTCTCCTCGAGCGAGGCAGTGTGAAGGCTCAAACGCCATTTTGTCTGGTGTCGGGCTCAGAGAGGAGTTTTGTTGGGCCTGCGGAGGAAGGGAGGAGCTGGCGATCATAAAGTAGCTCTGATTCAGGACCTCgctgtgtatgagtgtgtgtgtttaaagagagagacagagttcaCACCTTGGCATGCTGTAGTAACTCAATGTTATTACTCGAAATACATGACGAATGTTCGCGCAAGACCACCCGGTGGAGCAGCTTAGTTAAGTTTAAGTGGAGAGGCAATAAAAAGGAAATAGGTGACGCCAGAATAATTTACACAGTTTTAGTAGCAAGTGGGGAAGACAAATCTGTTCCAAGATAAAACTAATGTGATGCTTGTGGACAGAACGGGGTGTTTCTTCTGACATCTCTACCAACAAAGAGGAGAAAAGTCTGAATTTTGAACGTGTCGTTCTGCAGCCTGGTGTCTGGAAAGATGATTATCTGGCTGCAGCCAAGTTGGCAGAAAGTTTAGCATCCCACAGAAAGTGCTATTTTCTGGTATCAGCTCAAATTTGAAAGCTCGACAAAGTCTTAATCAAGCTGCGTGTTTTGATTTTAAAAGCAGGAAAACATAAATCAGCTGTGAAGAATGACATCTAATtctagttcttcttcttcttctaagtGGCTTCTGCAGGGAGTTTGTgcctcttttttaaaaaaaacgatTTGTCGTATGCATTTATGGTGTAAAGCGACATTTTGCAGAGATGCCGAGCAGCTGTGCCTTTGCAAAGTCAGCACTAACTTAGTGTGACTTTGACTTATAAACAGACTCTTTACAAAATGAGGTAACCTTCACTCTTGCTTTCTGCTCCCTTCCTCCTCACgtccttctctccctccatctgcctcttttcctcccctctctctctttgtcttgttGCAGACTTCAGCAAAGCCCCACTGTAATTAGGGCTGCTAGCCGCTGAGTTGCAGATTCTTTTCTGTGGAGATGGGagttttctttccccccctcctctccttgtcttaACTTTTTCATACAGTTGACCAAAGGAGCtgactgtttgttgtgtggGAGGACATTGAACAGGCCACAGAGGGCGTTAAAGTGTTgtaagaaatgtcaaaagtgGTTAACAAGACGACATTTCTCATTCACAAGCACAATCCTCACACCTGCACCATCAAAGACCTCCAACAGCACCAACAGTGAGAAATGGGACTCCTCATTCTTTCTCTTGACGCACCGTTTTTTCACATCCTGCTTTTCTGTGAATGTGTTTCTCCTCAacaacctctcctcctcccgactcctcccatcctccccttcctctcctcctcgtgttgttttggtttttgggGGGGGAAATGAGAACCAGATGTTGCTTATTGTGCAGAAGTCAGCGCTGGTGGGTGCTTCGGGGGGCGCTAGGTGAGGTCAGTCTGCTCGGATGGAGGGCGAAGGATGAGACAGATGTGGCTGCTTTTGGAGATTAGCTGACGGGCATCTGTAGTTTCAGCCGCAGACCAGAAACAGGGAGGGTTTCCTGGCAGATGTGGCTGGGAAGGGGGTGCAGGAGGATGAGCATCGACCTGCTGCAGAGTCAGGGGGGTTTGTGAGGGTCTGATTCAGCAACTATTGTTCCCAAAGACCGCTTCCTGACCTGGGTGTTCCTGGGGCACCCTGGGTAGCATGTTTGACAAAACTACACAGCCTGAACGTTTTAAACTGACACACTGCACGCTGCAATTATCTTTGTTTGTTGTTAGTCAGACAGTAAACCACGTGGCTTCCTTGGTATGTGGGATATTTGTCTGATTTTTAGGCATCTGGATTAGTATTTTTTAGCATCAGGACTGATTATTTTCACTCTTGTTTCACGTCAGTTTGTTAAAATGCTTCTGCTCAAGTGGGAGTTTGTTCTGTAgatgataaataaatgatagaTCTCCACTCgaaggcaccctagagggcactttatcatgttttctccactggagggGCACtgtagagggcactttatcatgttttctccactggaaggcagccctagagggcactttatcatgttttctccactggagggGCActatagagggcactttatcatgttttctccactggaaggcagccctagagggcactttatcatgttttctccactggagggGCActatagagggcactttatcatgttttctccactggaagggcaccttagAGGACAATTTATcgtgttttctccatttaagggcaacCTAGAGGCCACTTTATCATGTCTTCTCCGCTGGAAGAGCACCTAAaaggacactttatcatgttttctccatttaagggcaacCTAGAGGccactttataatattttcgcCACTGGAAGGCACCCTAGAGGTCAATTTGTCcgttttttctccatttaagggcaccttAGAGGACAATTTAGGGGGGTCTTAAACTAAAAAGTTTGGGAATAACTGGCTTAATCTAtgccaatctttttttttttttaagattaattTGAAACGTAGgcagtaactatagctgtctgATAACCAGacaacctctgaaatgtagtggagtagaaatatataaagtagcataacatgtaagtactcaagtaaagtacaagaacCTCAAAACTgtgcttaagtacagtacttgagtaaatgtactggaAGTCAGGCAAAACgagaaaatgaagagaaaaagcGAAAGTTACAGTAGAACGAAAATGGTGCCATAATGTAGGTCACCCAAACAAAGTCTCAGGTTGAATTGCAAGCAGCTGTCCTGGCCACTTCCTGCCTGGCATGGAGAAGGAGTGCTGAGCTCGATGGTTGTTCCTGCACCGCCCCGCCAGACTGTACGAGTTCAGCATTAAAAtggctgacagagagagagagagagagagagagggggagaaagaggaaTAGAAGCCAACATGGCTGCCAAAGGTCTCATCTGCGTTCATGTCCGTGACCTACAAGACAAGACGGAGAGCAGATGCTTGGCAGATAAACGTGGTAGCACCTTCACACAGACATCCAGATTACTGCGCATTCATTTCCCCTCCCCCTTTCCTGATCAACAACATCttttacaacattaaacatGGTTGTATATCTTCTCTGACTGCTCCGCGATGTGTGTCCGCCTACAAAGATGGCGTCACAAACatcatttaaaagtaaaagtctttAACAGGGCTGTGGGGCAAAAGAGAAGAGGCACAGAGGAAGGTTTCTGGCAGCATTAGACTTTACAGGACCCGTAGTTTCCTAATAATTTCCTAGAAAGAAACTGAAACGTCTATTGCACACAAATTAAATTTATGTTTCTCTGGAATTCCTCTAAtcttttttcttgtgaattacTGGATAATATCGCCTCTTTGTCTTCAGGCCTAAAAAATGactcacttttactttttgttcgGCTTGTTCATAACTCATAACCAAGTAGACATTGCTTCATTTTAAGGCGTCACAAGCTAAAAGGATGGGAGCCACTGACCTAGAGAGGGTTTTAatcagtgtgcagcagcagcgtacaaacacagcaaacatGGAGAGTAAAGTTACAGTACAATAATAAATGATTTTAGTAGCCCTGAATCTAAATCTTCAACTGCCAATGACTCAAATAACTTTCTCAGAACAGTTCTTTCCAGGAACCTTCCTATGAACTTGTTAGGAAATAGACAAAATGCTCTTTttttggaggtcagaggtcaggatcGGCTACACAGAAGCAGCTCTGAGACTGATTCAGTGTTTTGCTCAAAGACACTTGCAGAAATTGAACCCATGCAGGGATTGAAGGACACACCCTGTTACTGCAGTCTTTCAATATTTCCTTTCATCCTCTTTGTGAATAAACTCAGCACCCTTTGCAAAGGCTTTATATGTTATAGCTAAGTACTTTATTAATGCGTAATAAGTCATTTGATACATCTTTAGATGTGTTAAACCATCAGTAAGAACAAATCTTTGGTTTTTAAAACCCTTTGGCTGGTGTTTATCCTCTCTCTTGGGTAATAATACTacactgtattatactgtatttcagCAGCATCTACGTCCAGTGGAGCAGAGGAAGTTTCTCCAGAAAGATGGATTGGTCAAAACAGTTATAGTGCATGAGAGACATCCACTGAGACAAATGGAAACACCAGGTGAccgagacagagaaagagacagttTGGCCAGTGGAAGGAGGCAAAGTGGATGAACAGATGTgagtagaaaaaaaatagaaaaggtgGGATCAGTCAGGttagtgtacagtatatgcgcAAAGTCTAACcctgtgctgctgtggacgccaccagactacattcacaaaaacagtcattttaccttgcagaacgcAGGAGTATCCATAACCTgcttgactcagctagtgctagcgttcacattattcataaccttattgattagcttactttggtaacctacgtcgcTGAGTGGATGTTTCCGTTTGAAGATAATGGATAAGAACGCCCTTTAAAGAGCAACTTCAAACCAGCTGGAATCTTGTTTTTGCTGCCCTCCAGCAGTTTAACTTCTCtccttgctgcagtgatgtaaaCTTGTACTTCAGGGTGTGTCagtacactgtgacatcactgttgaacgcttgctcaagggcactttaACCTCCACTGGTTAAATCAAAAACAAGATTAAATCTGTATTCATAAGACACTTTTTATACAGTAATGTAACACAAAGCACTTTGCAGACAGGAAACAGTTAAAAGTAGAAAAAGGCAAAGGTCATGTATTGTGGAAAATGTCATTTACATGAAAACAGGGTTTTTTGAAAGACTAAACCGCAATTGCATGCCGACCAGATTCTCAGCAATGTTCTTTTTATGTTGGCGGTTGTTTGCCGTGCATCTTGTGGTTGCTGTTGTTTACCGCCACACCGACAGTATGTGAAGAGTTAAAACGGAGAGCACGAGGAAAAAGAGGCTGAAGGGGGGGGAGGACAGAAAGAGCAAAAAACAGACCAGAGATACTTGTGGTGAGAGGAGGAGTGGTTTGAAACTGAAGCCTCATAAAAAGAACAATTTTGCAGTAAGAGtgagggaggagatggagggaggatttTTTGGAGTGAAATGTGCAGAGGGATAAGTATCCCAAACCCTATGAAATAATTTCTGTTTTACTGCCcttctcttttccttttctctctttttctttcaccCAATTTCTCTCCAcatgtttttataattaattttcagAGGAGAGAGCCGGGGCGTAAacgtattttttattataaacacacaaacatacacacacacatgcagctggGCTTGGCCGAGAGGTTCAGATGTTTCAAGAATACCAGATGCTCAGCTGGATCGCACCTCTCTGAAAAATGTGACCGTTCCATCACTTTTTCCGACTCGTTCCTCGACACATGACCGCTGGCTCCACGTCCGAAACAACCAGCGGTGGTGTAACTGTAACCAGACTGCTTCATCTGTGGCCCTCCAGCAGCTCACAATGCTGCACATCACTTGACGTTGTTTCCAACACTGCACTGCTTATAATGAATGAGTAATTGTGCACAGTGCAGTTAATGGCCAGAGTGTTGACACTAAAGGATCGAtcttttacatttatacatttagtTTGAATGTTACAAATTAGATGACAACAACAATCAGTTCTGTCACTGATTGGTATTATTCTCCCACAGAGCGAGAGTACATAATGGAAAAAGAGAAGGACTCCCaactgaaaaaatgtcaaaaataacaGATGTTAATCTGGCAGCAGCTCAAACTGAAACTGAATGAACTGGAATGATGTAATCATCCCAAACAAACTGTCTTCCAaacacttttgaaacattttggtaAGAAATGGCAGTGATATGCTTGCAAATTTCATTCGAAGCACAACATTGTGTTAGTTTCTGGAtactaaatgacaaaataaaagtacattaTGAAGATTACAACATAGTATATACTTAATAGTTTAAGCATGTAGCATGGAGTTGGGAAATGGACTCGATTAAAGCCACCCGAGCAGAAAACAGGAAATACAGTAATTATGTGACCCtgctaaaagaaaaacacttttatctCCAAATCTTAAGTTGCATCCATGTTTTTTgttaattacataaaaaaaagatttaattgaagttgctctatacgatatttaGAGCGTTagtatagcagcaaacaattatttgctatctttataaagatatagaggagtaatgtctacctgagtagagaatgaagttgctctccctctgtgtgtgttgtaatcagagcttctctgtgctttgttgacattgctgGGCTGgccgcgcatgcttttagtgcatgtttgtgcgtGTGAGCGCGTCTCACCCACAGGCGCCGGAGTACTAGCACACCACTTCCAGGTGTTATGGTAATACAAATCTTAACGTCTAAGCCAGGTATTAAGGTCATAGAACGTTGGCGATATTGTCCACCTGTCGTCTAACATAATCAACCATTGTGTAgcctaattcaaatgaaatcaaagtgcTCTGACATCCAGCCCACCACAGTCTAGGTAGGACCGCCACAGTTTCATACTGAGCCGAAAATATTTTAGGGGAATCAGGGTTTTGGTGAGACATATGAGTGTTGTGTTGTTGAGTTTTCATGTATGTTATATGTTTGTGTTGCGTTTTTATGTGCGGAACCCAGGAAGAATAGTTATGACCCCGGTAGCAACTAACTGGGATCCAaactaacaaataaacaaataggtcggcttggaaaggcctgGGATGAAGGGTGGCTCGCGGCTCCAACTGTGAGTTCCCTCACCGGGCCTCGCCGCCTCCCGGGGCCGTGCACTGCTCGTTGCACaatgcgccctctctccctgcgggTAGCAACGGGGCTACCAAGGCGGACTGTTCTTGGTGCATCAGGGGTCTGCGgggatgtcggcaacccacctgtCTGGAAACACGGACCCctgtctcgtttaccatgctttgtggtTGTGACTTTTTGCTGcatcatcaccattcatatagaaactaatgtgtttatgattaaatcgtttactagagcacaaagcTCTTTATAGACCTAGACTCTTAATCTTggtctcaaagtgcaccagattgatgcatttaactttaaaatgtactacattttctttttaatttttgggAGTAAaatttgatataaaaatgtgtttggctTAAGGTTGCATTTAATATTGTGCTTTTCTGTCTACAggtgttaaagtgtgtgtgttcaaccaCTAGTGAAGAGAATCTGAAAGCATGGGAGAAATGTATTACAAGATTGTAGAAAATAGTTTAATTTCactttatctaatgaaatacaaaagtgaaaaacaggcaggaaaaaaaaatctcattccATTTTATTGATATGAtcatcattataaatatcattaccattatcattgttattaacTAAATTAATTCACCTTCAATTTtgatttgagtaaaaaaaaaaaaaaaaaaaaaaatcatcgaGCACCATCAAAGTTCATAAATAGCATCGCTTGTTATTCTGTGCCAACATCTCTGTAATTTCGGGTGTTTCAGTATAAAAAGAAACTCCCTGAACTCACATTTACCCCcctgatctgatctgattcATCACATGCTGAGTGTAAACTGGGATTCATCTCCATCATTGTCACGTTACGCCGCTGTCCAGCAGGACTCCAAATGACaatgtacaaaaacaacaaaaaaaaatcactataaCTTTACCAGGagaacaata
This window contains:
- the mrpl52 gene encoding 39S ribosomal protein L52, mitochondrial; translation: MAATMRTLCCSVLRHSSRQFSTTCGAQAGQKWRKEHGLARSGTEYGPLTDLPDWSFADGRPAPLMKGQLRRKQEREDLARRIVMLNSEVDTGMEAWSEKQEAAKRTEEHKKSLLLKPKGKLLMKTKAKS